One window from the genome of Synergistetes bacterium HGW-Synergistetes-1 encodes:
- the secF gene encoding protein translocase subunit SecF encodes MVAFNASKLNLPFMKYRLYAIVISLVLVAASLGLIATKGLNLSVDFTGGLVLQVEFSSPVQVSDIRASLSEIGQGQAIIQAYDNNEVLIRFQAQDEEVRREVLETLKKDFGGLKILKIDKVGPVVGQELRTQAFIALSLALVGILLYMAFRFKFRFGVAAVLALMHDSIIMLGVYSLTGKEVSVAFIAAILTVVGYSLNDTIVVLDRVRENWTAVRTKGVVELVDMSINQTLARTINTSLTTLLPVIAMFIFGGEVISNFAFAFLVGIIVGTYSSIYIASSIVAEWYLRYPKF; translated from the coding sequence ATGGTTGCTTTTAATGCATCAAAACTGAATTTACCATTCATGAAATACAGACTTTACGCCATTGTGATAAGCCTCGTTCTAGTGGCTGCTTCTCTCGGTCTGATAGCTACGAAAGGACTGAACCTGAGCGTTGACTTCACCGGGGGCCTCGTGTTGCAGGTCGAATTCTCTTCTCCGGTGCAGGTCTCAGATATACGTGCCAGTCTTAGCGAGATCGGACAAGGACAGGCAATAATCCAAGCTTATGACAACAATGAAGTGCTGATACGTTTCCAGGCGCAGGATGAAGAGGTAAGGAGAGAGGTACTAGAAACCCTGAAAAAGGATTTCGGCGGGCTGAAAATTCTCAAGATAGACAAAGTAGGTCCAGTGGTAGGGCAGGAGCTTCGCACTCAGGCTTTTATAGCTCTAAGTCTTGCCCTGGTCGGAATCCTTCTCTACATGGCATTCCGTTTCAAGTTCAGGTTTGGTGTTGCTGCCGTCCTTGCCCTGATGCATGACTCCATAATAATGCTCGGCGTATATAGCCTTACTGGCAAGGAAGTCTCAGTGGCTTTTATAGCTGCGATACTTACTGTAGTAGGTTACTCACTCAATGACACCATCGTTGTCCTTGACCGTGTACGTGAAAACTGGACAGCAGTAAGGACAAAGGGAGTCGTCGAACTTGTCGATATGTCTATCAATCAGACACTTGCCAGAACAATAAATACATCCTTAACGACTTTGCTGCCGGTAATTGCAATGTTTATATTCGGTGGAGAAGTTATAAGCAATTTTGCTTTTGCTTTCCTTGTAGGCATAATAGTTGGTACTTACAGCTCAATATACATAGCAAGCTCAATTGTGGCTGAGTGGTATCTTCGCTATCCGAAATTCTAA
- the yajC gene encoding preprotein translocase subunit YajC, whose translation MGGQQGGLVGMMLPLAMFAAIFYFMIIRPQKKKQKAHEEMLASISRGSTIITAGGFFGIVREVLDDSYIIELDEGIKARILKSSVSMKKTDGGMDTKPKKKKLKKSETPAETAEESVKEAEVVEAEIEEADDTVKEEV comes from the coding sequence TTGGGTGGACAGCAGGGCGGACTTGTAGGCATGATGCTTCCTCTCGCTATGTTTGCGGCGATCTTCTATTTTATGATCATTCGCCCGCAGAAGAAAAAGCAGAAGGCACATGAGGAAATGCTTGCAAGTATCAGCAGAGGTTCTACGATAATTACAGCTGGCGGTTTCTTTGGAATAGTAAGAGAGGTCCTTGATGACAGCTACATCATTGAGCTTGACGAAGGCATAAAGGCAAGGATACTCAAAAGTTCTGTCTCAATGAAAAAAACCGACGGCGGAATGGATACAAAACCGAAGAAAAAGAAGCTTAAGAAGTCGGAAACACCGGCGGAAACAGCTGAAGAGTCTGTGAAGGAAGCTGAAGTCGTTGAAGCTGAAATTGAAGAAGCAGACGATACAGTAAAGGAAGAGGTCTAG
- a CDS encoding redox-sensing transcriptional repressor Rex encodes MKVAEPTVERLIQYYRLLIQMKEEERKVVSSLQIGEILGIKASQVRKDLSYFGEIGKRGVGYHVNRLCLHIENILASPKVWKVALAGVGNLGTALMGHAAFQSYKFDVDALFDVDPEKVGQEIMGVKCWHVDEIAKVMEERDIEVLILAVPASAAQNCVDKAVHSPSLKGILAFTPATVVVPEKILFYRVDIFVELEKLLFFLKEREGKH; translated from the coding sequence ATGAAGGTGGCAGAACCGACCGTCGAGAGGCTGATCCAGTATTATCGGCTGCTGATCCAGATGAAGGAAGAGGAACGCAAGGTCGTATCATCGCTTCAGATAGGAGAGATCCTTGGAATAAAGGCAAGCCAGGTGCGCAAGGACCTTTCATATTTTGGAGAGATTGGTAAAAGAGGTGTGGGATACCACGTGAACCGCCTCTGCCTGCATATTGAGAATATACTCGCCTCTCCCAAGGTATGGAAGGTGGCTCTCGCCGGAGTGGGCAACCTTGGTACAGCCCTTATGGGACATGCCGCATTCCAGAGTTACAAGTTTGACGTTGATGCTCTCTTTGACGTTGACCCTGAAAAAGTCGGACAGGAGATAATGGGGGTCAAATGCTGGCATGTTGATGAAATTGCAAAAGTCATGGAGGAACGGGACATTGAAGTGCTTATTCTCGCTGTTCCTGCTTCAGCGGCGCAGAACTGTGTTGACAAGGCAGTTCACTCTCCCTCGCTGAAAGGCATTCTTGCTTTTACTCCAGCTACTGTAGTTGTTCCTGAAAAGATACTTTTTTACAGGGTGGACATATTCGTAGAGCTTGAGAAACTCCTGTTTTTCCTTAAAGAGAGAGAAGGAAAGCACTAA
- a CDS encoding RNA-binding protein yields MRLDKYLKLSRLIKRRTLAQDMVEIGAVRINGKTCKSAAEVRTGDTIEVAYPGRIVRVSVLTSDETQLKRNAVPYELLEEKRVDREERPW; encoded by the coding sequence TTGAGACTTGATAAGTACCTGAAACTTTCGAGACTGATCAAACGCAGGACTCTGGCACAGGATATGGTTGAGATAGGCGCAGTTAGGATCAATGGTAAAACCTGCAAATCTGCTGCGGAAGTAAGGACCGGCGACACGATCGAAGTTGCCTACCCTGGCAGAATAGTGAGAGTTAGTGTGCTGACATCCGACGAAACTCAGCTTAAAAGAAACGCAGTTCCGTATGAGTTGCTCGAAGAAAAGAGAGTTGACAGGGAAGAACGTCCCTGGTGA
- a CDS encoding DUF1049 domain-containing protein, with product MKSYILAITVTMFLSALFAFQNIGDVTVRFLVFEWVLPQGVWEVLVFCAGAAIMWIFSIFSMFEVRGKYKKELKTKDEKIAAVEREKKTILESVAAARNPFPTNEEPGQTHYTEVNTPGGTVE from the coding sequence ATGAAGAGCTATATTCTCGCTATAACCGTTACCATGTTTCTGTCTGCGCTTTTTGCTTTTCAGAACATAGGGGATGTTACAGTCAGGTTTCTTGTATTTGAATGGGTCCTTCCGCAGGGAGTATGGGAAGTTCTTGTCTTCTGTGCCGGCGCAGCGATAATGTGGATATTCTCTATTTTTTCCATGTTTGAGGTTAGAGGCAAGTATAAAAAAGAACTGAAAACAAAGGATGAAAAGATCGCTGCCGTAGAGAGAGAAAAAAAGACGATACTCGAATCAGTCGCAGCAGCCAGAAATCCTTTCCCCACAAACGAAGAACCCGGCCAGACACACTACACAGAGGTAAATACACCTGGCGGAACGGTCGAGTAG
- a CDS encoding D-tyrosyl-tRNA(Tyr) deacylase, with translation MKALLQRVDKAGVSVEGKLTGEIGKGLCVFLGVVHEDTEKDITWLADKIVNLRIFEDGSGKMNRSVIDEKGEILVVSQFTLCGDCKKGRRPSWTNAAEPSFANSMYEKFVKEIEVRGVRTATGVFQAYMKVEICNDGPVTLMIDTRE, from the coding sequence ATGAAGGCACTTCTGCAGCGGGTCGATAAGGCCGGTGTCTCGGTGGAAGGAAAGCTCACAGGTGAGATAGGGAAAGGCCTTTGCGTTTTTCTTGGTGTAGTCCACGAAGATACAGAAAAGGATATTACATGGCTTGCAGATAAAATAGTTAATCTCAGAATATTTGAAGACGGATCAGGTAAAATGAACAGATCTGTCATAGACGAAAAGGGAGAGATACTTGTTGTTTCGCAGTTTACATTGTGCGGCGACTGCAAAAAAGGGCGAAGACCCTCATGGACAAATGCAGCTGAACCATCTTTTGCAAACAGCATGTATGAAAAATTCGTCAAAGAGATTGAAGTAAGGGGAGTCAGAACAGCAACGGGAGTTTTTCAGGCTTATATGAAGGTTGAAATATGCAATGACGGCCCCGTGACTCTTATGATAGACACCAGGGAGTGA
- the secD gene encoding protein translocase subunit SecD has product MVKRDKWRLVFILAVILIAAFIVFPIQGKVRLGLDLMGGVHIVLQAKGTPENPVTSDSIERLLAVLRSRIDQYGIAEPVIQRQGEDRIAVDLPGIEDPEAALDLIGRTAVLEFRQVLGESPRVPAEPVRSNYDSDEQFKAAQDRWQQAKNEVNEYVRQMEDAVKANPDIVVGKGEDGAAYLLGKAYVTGKDLTKADTTFDQFGKAAVSLKFNTEGAKLFDEATAANVGKQIAILLDGMVISAPVVQQRISGGEAQITGKFSTPEANRLAIMLRAGALPVAVEILENRSVGPTLGADSIKQGIRSGLIGAALVVVFMLIYYGFLGIAANLALCVAMLLVMASLIFLKSTLTLPGIGGIILTIGMAVDGNILIYERMKEELMSGKTQMAALDAGFRKALVVILDSNITTLIAAAVLFYFGSGPIRGFAVTLSIGVISAVFCNVVVTRSLLGVMLSNRKMKTL; this is encoded by the coding sequence ATGGTAAAAAGAGACAAATGGCGGTTGGTCTTTATTCTGGCCGTGATTCTTATAGCTGCATTCATAGTTTTCCCGATACAGGGCAAGGTTCGTTTGGGACTTGACCTGATGGGCGGTGTACACATAGTCCTGCAGGCAAAAGGGACCCCTGAAAATCCTGTCACATCAGACAGTATAGAAAGACTCCTTGCTGTGCTGAGGAGCCGCATCGACCAGTACGGGATCGCAGAGCCGGTCATTCAGAGACAGGGTGAGGACCGAATTGCAGTGGATCTCCCCGGTATCGAAGACCCTGAAGCGGCACTTGACCTCATTGGAAGGACCGCGGTACTGGAGTTCCGACAGGTGCTTGGAGAATCACCAAGGGTACCTGCTGAGCCGGTACGTTCAAACTATGACAGCGATGAACAGTTCAAGGCGGCTCAGGACCGCTGGCAGCAGGCCAAAAACGAGGTCAATGAATATGTCAGGCAGATGGAAGATGCTGTAAAGGCAAACCCCGATATCGTTGTAGGTAAAGGTGAAGACGGTGCGGCTTATCTACTGGGTAAGGCATATGTCACAGGTAAAGATCTTACCAAGGCCGACACTACCTTTGATCAGTTTGGTAAAGCTGCGGTGTCTCTGAAGTTCAACACAGAAGGCGCTAAGCTTTTTGATGAGGCTACAGCAGCTAATGTAGGCAAACAGATCGCGATCCTTCTTGATGGAATGGTTATTTCCGCCCCTGTGGTCCAGCAGCGCATTTCAGGAGGAGAGGCACAGATAACGGGTAAATTTTCCACTCCTGAGGCAAACAGACTTGCTATAATGCTCAGGGCAGGTGCACTTCCCGTAGCGGTCGAGATACTCGAAAACAGGTCTGTTGGCCCGACGCTTGGCGCAGATTCTATCAAGCAGGGCATACGCTCCGGTCTTATAGGAGCGGCGTTAGTTGTGGTATTCATGCTTATATACTACGGCTTCCTAGGTATAGCGGCAAACCTGGCACTTTGCGTGGCAATGCTCCTTGTAATGGCGAGTCTGATATTCCTTAAATCAACCCTAACTCTTCCGGGTATCGGGGGAATAATACTCACAATAGGAATGGCTGTCGACGGCAACATTCTCATTTACGAGCGCATGAAGGAAGAGCTGATGTCAGGGAAGACACAGATGGCAGCACTGGACGCAGGTTTCAGAAAGGCTCTTGTTGTCATACTTGACTCGAACATAACCACACTGATCGCCGCGGCAGTATTGTTCTATTTCGGAAGCGGCCCCATCAGAGGTTTTGCTGTGACACTTAGTATAGGTGTTATTTCCGCAGTTTTCTGCAATGTGGTCGTCACAAGATCGCTGCTCGGCGTAATGCTTTCAAACCGTAAAATGAAAACGCTATAG
- a CDS encoding MBL fold metallo-hydrolase: protein MKIKRFALGALWTNCYVISDSGSEGIVIDPGGPAAEVEEYIRDNDIRLHWIILTHGHGDHIGGVPELRNLSENGIAIHTEDADCLLDANRNLSAFMGTSVELPSADKKLNEGDTLKVGSMNINVIHTPGHTLGGICLHITEGDEEVLVSGDTLFARSIGRSDLPGGDEDVLVRSLKKLTDLPDKLRVLPGHGPETTIGAEKIYNPYWPR, encoded by the coding sequence ATGAAGATCAAAAGATTTGCGCTTGGCGCACTGTGGACGAACTGTTATGTGATCAGCGATTCCGGCAGCGAAGGGATCGTCATTGATCCGGGAGGTCCTGCAGCAGAGGTCGAGGAGTACATACGGGACAATGATATCAGGCTGCACTGGATAATCCTCACGCACGGACACGGCGATCACATAGGAGGTGTCCCGGAACTGAGGAACCTCTCTGAAAACGGCATTGCAATACACACAGAGGATGCGGACTGTCTTTTAGATGCGAACAGAAACCTTTCTGCCTTCATGGGGACCTCGGTAGAGCTTCCTTCTGCGGATAAAAAACTTAACGAAGGTGACACGCTCAAAGTCGGGAGTATGAACATAAACGTTATCCATACGCCCGGACACACATTGGGAGGCATATGTCTCCATATCACTGAGGGCGATGAGGAAGTGCTGGTATCAGGAGACACTCTTTTTGCCCGCTCCATAGGAAGAAGCGATCTTCCGGGCGGAGATGAAGATGTTCTGGTCAGATCCCTGAAAAAATTGACTGACCTTCCGGATAAACTGAGGGTACTTCCCGGACATGGACCTGAGACAACGATAGGCGCTGAAAAAATTTACAACCCCTATTGGCCGAGATAG
- a CDS encoding phosphopyruvate hydratase produces MSYITNVHGREVLDSRGFPTVEVEVTLDSGIIGKASVPSGSSTGTYEAHELRDCDSGRYMGKGVLKAVQNINEIISPALRGMDPLEQDQIDTVLIQLDGTLHKKKLGANAILGVSLAAARTAAYSKNIPLWRYLGGLNANLMPIPLMNIINGGTHANNNLNIQEFLIIPHGAPSFTEALRMGAETYHALSRILTKYNKSTGTGDEGGFASDFRDQEEVLDFMLMAIRSAGYQPGRDISIGLDIAANQFYCKGAYQFHGSDYKYTASELIDIYELMCEKYPIISIEDGLAEDDWQGWIDMTKRLSHKIQLIGDDIFVTHTDRLQIGMDRGAANAVLVKPNQIGTLTETLKLVEMARRGGYRTIISHRSGETADCFIADLAVATGAGQIKAGAPRGIERLRKYNRLILIEESLQGRSHFAGPDMTISRK; encoded by the coding sequence TTGTCATACATTACTAATGTCCATGGCAGAGAAGTACTCGATTCAAGAGGCTTTCCGACTGTTGAGGTGGAGGTGACTCTCGACTCGGGTATCATTGGAAAAGCCAGCGTCCCGTCCGGTTCCTCTACCGGAACATATGAGGCCCACGAACTTAGAGACTGTGACAGCGGAAGGTATATGGGCAAAGGAGTACTTAAAGCAGTACAAAATATTAATGAGATAATCTCCCCTGCCCTAAGAGGAATGGACCCCCTTGAGCAGGATCAGATAGACACCGTGCTGATACAGCTTGACGGAACTCTTCACAAAAAGAAACTGGGAGCTAATGCAATACTGGGAGTATCTCTAGCTGCTGCCAGGACAGCGGCTTACTCAAAAAATATCCCGCTCTGGAGATATCTGGGCGGACTCAATGCCAACCTTATGCCTATCCCGCTTATGAACATAATAAACGGAGGCACTCACGCAAACAACAATCTTAACATCCAGGAATTCCTCATCATACCCCATGGAGCTCCCTCTTTTACAGAAGCTCTGCGTATGGGGGCTGAGACATACCATGCGCTGAGCCGTATCCTTACAAAGTACAACAAATCGACAGGTACCGGAGATGAAGGCGGTTTTGCCTCTGATTTCAGAGACCAGGAAGAGGTGCTTGATTTTATGCTTATGGCTATCCGCAGCGCCGGCTATCAGCCTGGCAGGGATATATCCATTGGTCTGGATATAGCGGCAAACCAGTTTTACTGCAAAGGAGCATACCAGTTCCACGGCAGTGACTACAAATATACCGCGAGTGAACTTATAGATATATATGAACTTATGTGTGAAAAATATCCCATCATCTCGATAGAGGACGGGCTTGCAGAGGATGACTGGCAGGGCTGGATAGACATGACAAAAAGATTGTCGCACAAAATCCAGCTTATAGGTGACGATATTTTTGTTACTCACACTGACAGGCTTCAGATTGGAATGGACAGGGGAGCGGCGAACGCGGTCCTTGTTAAGCCAAACCAGATAGGGACATTAACTGAGACTCTCAAGCTTGTTGAGATGGCTAGACGCGGAGGCTACAGGACAATCATTTCTCACCGCTCAGGAGAGACTGCTGACTGTTTTATCGCAGACCTGGCTGTAGCAACAGGTGCCGGGCAGATCAAAGCAGGAGCGCCGAGAGGGATCGAACGTCTCAGGAAATATAACCGCCTGATACTTATAGAAGAATCCCTTCAGGGACGCTCACATTTTGCCGGTCCGGACATGACCATAAGCCGGAAGTGA
- a CDS encoding (p)ppGpp synthetase has translation MSEENKAGTLNVRSAHLSGINRKDDGGLSEKGCRSLMEGYWGRIPEAQRVSTLRLAWQDLWSKISKYLSKDDMTSIGEAFVFAAESHGGQMRYSGDPYVVHTVSVAAILAGMEIDRETIIASLLHDVLEDTQITAEDLSEKFGAGVVTLVDGVTKLGKLPFKTFEDYQAENLRKMFVVMAKDIRVVLIKLADRLHNMRTISSHKREKQLTIARETLEIYAPLAHRLGIYQVKRELEDLSFRMLDPEMYYDIKRRVRKKLPEREMIIKDAMDILSQKIEEDGLEASIKGRPKHFYSIYEKMRRKNLSLDQLYDLLALRVIVKNLADCYQVLGIVHTIWKPIPGQFDDYIANPKSNLYQSLHTTVVGPAGEPLEVQIRTREMHSLAEYGIAAHWNYKEGGKRVNHLDEGLTWIRKALEVVPEGQEDEGVSSQFMDNLKTDVLSSEVFVFTPKGNVISVPNGSTPIDFAYAIHTEIGHKCVGAMVNGRIAPMDQELQNGDIVRILTSPQGKPSRDWLKIARSTRTRSKIKSWFRQQDRQEREEKINRGRELLEKEALRRNPGTENPLEAISPKLSHVAREMGYLNTEELIVSVGTGNHTAASIFGRMASDTKQAPEPIPAQAPPQRSEADSEIVVEGASGVLVSLAQCCRPVPGDQIVGCVTQSRGITVHRKDCANIDKADPGKMINVSWGRLKDHRYTARIKVEGVDKPTLFGEIVQAITAMDGVLVGVRANVVNNSRTRVAADVQIKDIEHLYRIIARLNTISGVIEITRG, from the coding sequence ATGAGCGAAGAGAACAAGGCAGGTACTTTGAATGTGCGATCTGCCCACCTGTCCGGAATAAACAGGAAAGATGATGGCGGATTGAGCGAAAAGGGCTGCAGATCCCTGATGGAAGGTTATTGGGGGCGTATACCTGAGGCTCAGCGTGTCTCGACCCTCAGGCTGGCATGGCAGGATCTCTGGTCAAAGATCTCAAAATATCTTTCAAAAGACGATATGACAAGTATAGGAGAGGCATTTGTATTCGCTGCCGAATCACATGGAGGGCAGATGAGGTACAGCGGCGACCCGTATGTTGTACATACGGTCTCTGTTGCAGCCATTCTGGCCGGTATGGAAATAGACCGCGAAACTATTATAGCCTCACTTCTGCATGATGTTCTTGAAGATACACAGATAACAGCTGAGGATCTTTCAGAAAAATTTGGAGCAGGAGTCGTTACCCTGGTTGACGGAGTTACCAAACTGGGGAAACTTCCATTTAAGACTTTTGAGGACTATCAGGCTGAGAACCTCAGGAAGATGTTCGTGGTCATGGCCAAGGATATCAGAGTCGTCCTCATCAAGCTCGCAGACCGTCTTCACAACATGAGGACCATATCATCCCACAAAAGGGAAAAACAGTTGACCATAGCTCGTGAAACCCTTGAGATATACGCTCCCCTGGCACATCGTCTCGGTATATATCAGGTAAAAAGAGAGCTTGAAGACCTTTCTTTCCGTATGCTCGATCCCGAAATGTACTATGACATAAAGCGCAGAGTCAGGAAAAAGCTGCCCGAACGCGAAATGATAATAAAAGATGCTATGGACATCCTCTCTCAGAAAATCGAGGAAGACGGACTAGAAGCTTCAATAAAAGGCCGCCCCAAGCATTTTTACAGCATCTACGAAAAAATGAGAAGGAAAAACCTATCTTTGGATCAGCTCTACGATCTCCTGGCTCTCAGGGTGATAGTGAAAAATCTTGCTGACTGCTATCAGGTCCTTGGAATAGTACATACGATATGGAAGCCTATACCCGGGCAGTTTGATGACTATATTGCAAATCCCAAAAGCAACCTCTATCAATCCCTGCACACTACGGTAGTAGGCCCTGCAGGAGAACCGCTTGAGGTCCAGATAAGGACCCGGGAAATGCATTCTCTTGCCGAATACGGAATAGCTGCCCACTGGAACTATAAAGAGGGCGGGAAGAGGGTCAATCATCTTGACGAGGGCCTCACCTGGATACGAAAAGCCCTTGAAGTAGTGCCCGAAGGACAGGAAGATGAAGGAGTCAGCTCACAATTTATGGATAACCTGAAGACCGACGTCCTTTCTTCGGAGGTCTTTGTTTTCACACCTAAAGGTAATGTGATCTCTGTTCCAAATGGATCGACACCCATAGATTTTGCATACGCCATTCATACAGAAATAGGACATAAGTGTGTCGGAGCAATGGTCAACGGCCGAATTGCCCCGATGGACCAGGAGCTGCAGAACGGAGATATAGTCCGCATACTGACATCGCCTCAGGGAAAACCCTCCAGGGACTGGCTAAAGATAGCAAGATCCACCCGCACAAGAAGCAAGATAAAGAGCTGGTTCCGTCAACAGGACAGGCAGGAGCGGGAAGAAAAGATAAACAGGGGCAGAGAGCTTCTTGAAAAAGAGGCCCTGAGAAGAAACCCGGGAACAGAAAATCCGCTTGAAGCGATCTCTCCTAAACTTAGCCATGTAGCAAGGGAAATGGGATATCTGAACACTGAAGAGCTGATAGTGTCGGTTGGGACCGGCAATCATACTGCAGCAAGCATCTTTGGAAGGATGGCATCGGATACGAAGCAGGCACCGGAACCGATACCGGCGCAGGCTCCTCCGCAAAGAAGCGAAGCTGACTCCGAAATAGTGGTAGAAGGAGCCTCGGGTGTGCTTGTATCCCTTGCCCAGTGCTGCCGTCCGGTCCCCGGAGATCAGATAGTAGGCTGTGTCACACAGAGCAGGGGTATTACAGTACATCGCAAAGATTGTGCTAACATAGACAAGGCCGACCCGGGCAAGATGATAAATGTTTCCTGGGGGAGGCTGAAGGATCATCGATATACTGCGAGGATCAAAGTTGAGGGGGTCGACAAGCCTACTCTCTTCGGAGAAATAGTCCAGGCAATTACTGCGATGGACGGGGTCCTTGTCGGAGTAAGGGCAAACGTTGTAAACAACTCACGGACAAGGGTAGCTGCCGATGTCCAGATAAAGGATATAGAACATCTTTACAGAATAATAGCAAGGCTCAATACCATTTCCGGGGTCATTGAGATAACCAGGGGGTGA
- a CDS encoding recombinase RecJ → MVVICSKDELNIYRPGNTAVEIAARLDCSLFQAALLEMRGVTSETSDSVIKSWISPDMESMLGSLALGETNSLAVDIFRALDEESDVVVYGDYDVDGISATALAVEMVLHKKASVRYFIPHRFNQGYGLHSDVATSIAKRKCDLVVVVDCGTQDVGSVKLIKESGIPVVIIDHHLAEGELAISDTMVNPQIGGDITAKRLCAAGVIWCWAWQNQLLPREKLQKLLDLVALATIADCVSLASPLNRVLVQRGLDVLRRTPRSGLAILMEKLGINSSVLDPEDLAMKIIPCLNAAGRLYFADLAVKILFNADDLHEKVDQIIDLNKKRRELSSKILEQVDGEQAEPYQYVLTDKDWSVGVLSSVASRICSQRNAPVALVASVGDIMRGTLRMPAGGDAVGILKALAPKLNTWGGHRLAAGFSVKFDNWQEVRDEMEKMLSRVKVSSDKEDLLYWSPSELDLNAWYEAEKLGPFGMDNPSPKLYSPYNGNIKILPLGKNGKHVKIDLGESTLLGFGAAEIVKDRESLMGWVYRPRLDTWRNVTSLQLVLEKMVTV, encoded by the coding sequence TTGGTAGTAATTTGCTCAAAAGATGAACTAAACATTTACAGACCCGGGAATACAGCGGTTGAAATTGCTGCCCGCCTGGACTGCTCTCTATTTCAGGCCGCGCTGCTGGAGATGAGGGGAGTGACCTCGGAGACCAGTGATTCAGTGATAAAAAGCTGGATATCTCCTGATATGGAGAGCATGCTGGGCTCACTGGCTCTTGGTGAGACCAATTCGCTTGCTGTTGACATATTCAGGGCACTGGACGAAGAATCTGACGTGGTCGTGTACGGCGACTATGATGTCGACGGAATATCAGCAACAGCCCTTGCAGTTGAAATGGTCCTCCACAAGAAGGCAAGCGTGAGGTATTTCATCCCTCACCGTTTCAACCAGGGATATGGACTGCACTCGGATGTAGCGACAAGCATTGCCAAACGGAAGTGTGATCTTGTCGTGGTCGTTGACTGCGGAACTCAGGATGTCGGATCAGTGAAACTCATAAAGGAGAGCGGTATTCCGGTCGTTATTATTGACCACCACCTCGCTGAAGGCGAACTTGCAATCTCAGACACCATGGTAAACCCCCAGATCGGCGGTGACATCACTGCCAAAAGGCTTTGTGCTGCTGGGGTGATATGGTGCTGGGCATGGCAGAATCAGCTTCTTCCCAGGGAAAAGCTGCAAAAACTCCTTGACCTTGTTGCATTGGCAACTATTGCTGACTGTGTTTCCCTTGCCTCGCCCCTGAACAGAGTACTTGTTCAGAGAGGTCTGGACGTGCTAAGGAGAACTCCGAGGTCAGGTCTTGCCATACTTATGGAAAAACTTGGAATAAACTCCTCAGTTCTAGATCCGGAAGACCTTGCAATGAAGATAATTCCCTGCCTCAACGCAGCAGGAAGACTATATTTCGCAGACCTTGCAGTAAAAATTCTATTTAATGCTGACGATCTTCATGAGAAGGTCGATCAAATTATAGATCTAAACAAAAAAAGAAGAGAGCTCTCTTCTAAGATCCTTGAGCAGGTGGATGGTGAACAGGCAGAACCATACCAGTATGTCCTGACAGACAAGGATTGGTCTGTAGGGGTACTTAGCAGTGTTGCCAGCAGGATATGCAGCCAGAGAAACGCTCCTGTAGCCCTTGTGGCCTCAGTAGGAGATATTATGAGGGGTACACTGAGAATGCCCGCGGGTGGAGATGCAGTCGGCATATTGAAGGCCCTCGCTCCGAAGTTGAACACGTGGGGCGGACATCGCCTTGCTGCAGGTTTCAGCGTGAAATTTGACAACTGGCAGGAAGTCAGAGATGAAATGGAAAAGATGCTCTCAAGGGTAAAAGTATCAAGCGACAAAGAAGATCTTTTGTACTGGTCGCCCTCTGAACTTGACCTCAATGCATGGTATGAAGCTGAAAAACTTGGACCTTTCGGCATGGACAATCCATCTCCTAAGTTATATTCCCCTTACAATGGCAATATTAAGATACTGCCTCTGGGGAAGAACGGAAAGCATGTGAAGATAGATCTGGGCGAATCAACGCTCCTAGGTTTCGGAGCGGCTGAGATCGTTAAGGACAGAGAAAGCCTGATGGGCTGGGTATACAGACCTCGTTTGGACACATGGCGGAACGTGACCTCCCTTCAGCTTGTCCTGGAAAAAATGGTAACAGTCTAG